CAGAGACGCCGAACACCGTCACGAGCGCCCCGCCGCCGGCCGGGAAGATCGCGATCGCGTTCGCGAGCCCGTCGGTGACGGTCGCCGCCGCGAGCGAAACCGCGATGATCGCCGTCACGGCCAGTAGCCCCTCGCCGAGCATTGCGCCGTAGCCGATCGTCCGGGCGTCGCTCTCCTTGTCGAGTTGTTTGGCCGTCGTCCCCGAGGAGACCAGCGAGTGGAAGCCGCTGATCGTCCCACACGCGATCGTCAGGAACAGGAACGGAAGCAGCGGCCCGAGTTCCGGGCTCACGAACCCGGTGAACGCGGGAACCGCCGCAGTCAGCGACTCGATCGTGATCGGGTCTTCGAAGCCAGCGACCGGGACGTCGACGCTGGTGAAGCCGACGACCGTGCCGACGATCACGCCGAGCAGCATTCCGGCGATCCCGACGTAGAGGATCGTCGAAGTGAGGAAGTCACGGGGCTGCAACAGGAGCCAGACCGGCAGCGTCGCCGCGAAGAACGTGTAGATGATCGTCAGAACCGCCCAGGCAGCGAAGTTGACGCCAAACTGGTCGGCCAGCGGCAGCCACGACAACGCCGCCCCGTCGCCCAGCAGGACGATCGTGTTGTCGGGCAGCCCCTCCACCTCGGCGATCGCGATCGGGAACTCGATCCCGACGAAGATCCCCCCGAAGACGGCCGCGATGAACAGCGCCGCACCCGGGAGGAACGGCCCATTGAACTGGTAAAGGTAGATTCCAAAGAGGATCGCGAGCACGATGTATACGATGCTCGCGGTCGCCGCCGGCGGGTACGCGTTCATCACACTTGCGATGAGGAACACGAACGCCGCGACCACCAGGATGGTCAGCAGGATGGCGAACCACAGCAGCATGTTCTTCCCGCGCTGGCCGACGTACTCGCCGATGATGTATCCGATCGACTTCCCCTCGTGGCGGACGCTCGAGGAGAGCGCCATGAAATCGTGAACGGCGCCGAAGATCGGGTTCCCGATGGCGACCCACAGCAGCGCCGGCAGCCAGCCGAACGCTGCGACCGCCGTTAGCGGTCCGGCGATCGGCGCACCCCCCGCAATGCTCGAGAAGTGGTGTCCGAGCAACACCGGTTTCTTCGATGGCACGTACTCCTGTCCGTCTTCGTATTTGTGTGCGGGCGTCTCGCGCTCGTCGTCCAGTTCGACCAGCTGGTTGGCCAGGTATTTCGAGTATCCAACATACCCGACCGTGAACGTTACGAGCACGAACACCACGAACCATATTACTTGCATGCTCTCACAACACGCTAACCCATATCATAGAAAGCTCTTAAAACCTTCCACATTAATTCATGCTATTCAGCCCCCAACACATCAATTTTCGGCAGTGACCAATATTTAATGAGAGTGTCCTGATGTGTGAGATTGTGTGGGTCACGTTCACGACTGGTCCGAGTCTCCAGTCGCCGACCGCCCCGTACCGGTGTCGTCGACGACGTCGGTACGAAGCTTCCCGGCGACGTCGCGGAGCAACTCCCCTTTCACATCGCGAACACGTGACTCGATTTCGGCGATAACGGGAACCTCGAGTGTGTCGTTCGCTTCCCGAATCCGCTCGCGTTCGCTCTCACAGCGGTCACGGAGGTACCGCGCTCCGCGCCCCTCCTCGTGGGGTTCGGGTGCTGGCGTCACCTTGTTCACGACCACGCCGCCGACGGTCAGGCCGTACTCCTCGAGCGAGCCGACCGCCCGCTCGGTCTCCCGAAGCGAGAGCGTATCGGGGTTCATCACGAGGGTGAACACCGCGTCGTTCCGGAGCGTCTCGCCGGCAAACGAGAACTTCTCCCGACGGTCCTCGAGCCGGGCGAGGATCGGGTCGCCTTCCCTGACCCGGCGGGGAGTCTGTCTGCCGATCGCCGCCTTCTCGTAGAGGTCGATGCTCTGTTCCCGTTTGGCGATCAGTCGCTCGATCCACCCCTCGAGTAGCTCCGGCAACGCGAGCAGCCGGAGGGTGCCGCCGGTCGGTGACGTGTCGAACACGACGCGGTCGTACTCGTCAGCGTCGCCCATGACGTCGATGAACCGGTCGAACAGCGCCGCCTCGTAGGCACCAGGCGTCCGGTGAGCCATCTCGAGCTGGATGTCGACCTCGTTGACCATCGTGGCCGACAGCTGCGCACCGAGCTCCCGCTTGAGCTGGAGGCGGTGTCGCTCGACCTCCGCTTCGGGGTCGAGCTCGAGCGCGTCGAGCCGGTCGTAGCCCTCGACGGCTCGGGGCGTATCGTCGAACTCCTGATCGAAGAGGTCACCCGTACTGTGTGCCGGATCGGTCGAGACGAGTAGCGTCCGGTCCCCGTCGAGCGCACACCGGAGGCCGAACGCACTCGAGACGGTCGTCTTGCCGACGCCGCCCTTGCCGCCGAAGAAGACGAATTTGCGGGCCATCGTCAGATGTGGTGGTGCATTCGGCCTTTCGCCTCGAACACCGACTGGCGGTCCCACATTCGGCGTTCCCAGGCGGCGAACTCCTGCTGGAGGTACGGGAGGAGTTCGGCGGTGTAGTACGAAACCGGGCTCGGGACGCCGAACGCGTCGGGGAAACAGGCGATCAGGAACGCGTCTTCGGTGTCCTCGGCTTCGATCTCGATCTTCTCGTAGGCCGGGTGAGAGATCATGCCGTGGTAGAGTCCCCTCGCCCACTCGTCGACCCACGTCCCGCCGAATCGCTCCCCGAACCACCGTTCGATCGCGTCCAGGTAGGCGGCGATCCGTTCGGCGACTGTCATGGCCCGACGTAGCGTATATCCCGACTAAAGGGTGTCGACACGGGCATCGGTGGGTCCGACTTCCGAACCCGACCGTACCGATCGTACCGACCCCCGAACCCGACCGTACCGACCCCCGAACCCGACCGTACCGACCCCCGAACCCGACCGTATATGAACCGCGCGTCCCTCCTCCCCTCCATGCGAGAGCGAACGCCGGTGACGGTCGTTAGCGGCAACCTCGGTGCGGGAAAGACGACGTTCGTGAACCACCTCCTCGAGAACGCCGACCGGCGGCTCGCCGTCCTGGTCAACGACATGGGCGACGTCAATATCGACGCGTCGCTGCTCGAGAACGCGTCGTCGCTCTCCCGGGAGGGGATCGCCGAGTTGAGCAACGGCTGCATCTGCTGTGAGCTCCAGGACGACCTGGCAACGGAGGTGCGGGCGCTCGCCCAGCGGTACGACTTCGACCACCTCGTCGTCGAATCCTCGGGCATCAGCGAGCCCGCGCCGGTGGCCCAGCTGTTCACCGTCGGCGACGCGTCGGCCCGCTACGAGGTCGACGCGCTGGTGACCGTCGTCGACGCCCGGGTGCTCGCCGAGACGTTCGCGGGCGAACACCCGGAACGCGAGACGCCGCCAGACGCCGAGGACCGGCCGCTTTCGGACCTGCTCGTCGAACAGCTCGAGGTGTCCAACGTCGTCCTGCTCAACAAGACCGACCTCGTCCCGGCGGCAGATCTCGAGCGACTCGAGGCGATGATCGCCGCCCTCCAGCCGGACGCCACGGTTCATCGGACGGCCTTCGCCGAGATCGACCCCGACGCCGTGATCGGCGTCGAGGCGTTCGATCCGGACGAACTCGGCGACCTCGCCGGCTGGCAGCGAGCGCTCGCGGAGGCGCGCGCACACGAACTCGAGACCCACGAGCACGGCCATACGCACGAAGACGATCACGACCACGCACACGACCAGAGCGACGGCCACGCACACGAGCACGGCGACCACAGCCACGACGGCTGTCACCTCCACCACGACCACCGGACGCCCGAGACCGTCTACGGCGTCGGCTCCGTGACCGTCCGCCGTCAGTGTCCCCTCGATCCCGATTGCTTCGCGTCGTTCCTGCGCGAGCTTCCCTCCTCGGTCATCCGACTGAAGGGGCCCTGCTGGATCGCGGGCGCCGACGACCTCGTGGTCCAGGTCAGCGGCGCCGGGCCGTCGATCTACGCGGAGGCCGAGGGTGAGTGGATCGCGACGCTTCCGGCGGCTCAGCGCCGGCTCTACCGGGAGAGCAACCCAGACCTCCCGTGGGACGAGGAGTTCGGGGACCGCCGGACCGAACTCGTGTTCATCGGCACCGACCTCGACCGGGACGAACTCGAGTCGGATCTCGAGGCGTGTTTCGTCGATCCGGCGGCCGTCACCGACGCCTCGAACCGGTTCCCGGCGGCGCCGGGCGAGCGGACCGTCCTCCGAGAGTGATCGGCGATGGGGGACACCTGGTTGCGGGGCTCGAGCCGATCAGACCAGAAACGGGATCGCGAGCAACACGATCAGTGCGATACCGATGGCGACGGCGTACAGAAGGTACGAGAGCCGTTGGTCGACCCCGACCGACGGGCGGTCCGGGTCGACCGTCCAGACGAGCTGATGGTACGCGACCGCGACGACCACGGCCAGTAACGCGGTAAGTACCACCAGGGACACCAGAGGGGAGACACCGAGTACCCCGAGATACAACGGTCCCCAGGCGTGGGTGATCAAGAACGCCGTCAACGCGACAACGAGGAACGGCACGGGGTCGATCGGCGTTCCATCCCGGTTGCGGGGTCGAAACCGCATGATCGACGTACATCCCCTGTGAACCAAAGCCTTGCCACATGTTGTCAATGTTATGGGTTTCGAAGGGAGTAAGCCATCTCGGTGAGAGCCTACCGAACATGAGCAGCGATCTCAAAGCGGGGATGCGTTCTTCCAAGGGCGACCCGAAGGTGCTGTTCGTGCTCAACGTCGCCCTGTCGGCGACGTTCGCGTTCATCGTCCTGTACCTCTCGGACCTGGTGGGGATCACCGAACTCACCTGGAGCCGGTTCCTCGGCCTGACGGCGATCCTGGTGGTCCTCACGTTCATCGTCACGTGGGACTGAGCGACTCGAACTGGACCACACTCCCCTCCCAGTAGCCGGCTCGAGTCGGCACCACTCGAGTCGGACCGACCGATTACTCGTCTTCGTCTTCGTCCTCGTCCTCGTCTTCGCCCGCCGAGAGCCCCTCGTTCGAATCGCGCTCGAGTGCGGGCGGGACGTCGCGGTACTCGGAGTAGCCGTCGAACCAGCGGACGATGCGCTCGAGTCGGTCGACGACGTGAGCCGGCTCCCCGGAGCGGGAGAGTTCGTGGCCCTCGCGCGGGTAGCGCACGAGGCGGGTGTCGACGCCGTACTTCTTGAGGCCGAGGTAGAACAGTTCGGCGGTGTTCGCCGGGGTGCGATAATCCTGATCGGAGTGGAGCACGAGCGTCGGGGTCGTAACGTCCGGGACGTGGGCGACGGGTGAGCGTTCCCAGAGGAACTCGGGTTCCTCCCACGGCAGGGTCCCGAAGTCCCCCTCGACCAGTTTGAACGCGTCGGTCGAGCCGTAGAAGCTCGTGAGATCGTAGACGCCGCGCTGGGAGACGGCGGCGCGGAAGCGATCGGTCTGGCCGACCGTCCAGGCGGTCATGAAGCCGCCGAAGCTCCCGCCGGTGACGTACTGTTCGTCCGCGTCGACGTACTCGCGTTCACAGACGCAGTCGACGCCGGCGAGCACGTCGGTCAGGGTCACGTCGCCCCAGTCGCGTTCGATCGCCGCGGCGTGGTCCTCGCCGTAGCCGGTCGATCCCCGCGGGTTGGACCAGAAGACGACGTAGTCGGAGGCGGCGAGCGTCTGGAACTCGTGCCACATCGTCCCGCTCGTGGTCCACTGGACGTGCGGGCCGCCGTGGATCTCGACGACGAGCGGATACTGCTCGTCGGGATCGAAGTCTGGCGGCGTCAGCACCCAGCCCTGGATCTCCTCGCCGTCGCTCTCGAACCACAGCGCCTCGGGCTGGGAGACCGCACGGTCGGTCAGGTACTCACGGTTGACCTGCGTCAGCCGCGTCGCCTCGTTCCCGCCACGCGTCGAGACGAAGACGTCGCCGGGGTGGTCCC
This portion of the Natronobeatus ordinarius genome encodes:
- a CDS encoding carbon starvation CstA family protein, which produces MQVIWFVVFVLVTFTVGYVGYSKYLANQLVELDDERETPAHKYEDGQEYVPSKKPVLLGHHFSSIAGGAPIAGPLTAVAAFGWLPALLWVAIGNPIFGAVHDFMALSSSVRHEGKSIGYIIGEYVGQRGKNMLLWFAILLTILVVAAFVFLIASVMNAYPPAATASIVYIVLAILFGIYLYQFNGPFLPGAALFIAAVFGGIFVGIEFPIAIAEVEGLPDNTIVLLGDGAALSWLPLADQFGVNFAAWAVLTIIYTFFAATLPVWLLLQPRDFLTSTILYVGIAGMLLGVIVGTVVGFTSVDVPVAGFEDPITIESLTAAVPAFTGFVSPELGPLLPFLFLTIACGTISGFHSLVSSGTTAKQLDKESDARTIGYGAMLGEGLLAVTAIIAVSLAAATVTDGLANAIAIFPAGGGALVTVFGVSAAVGSTFIALLFLSFLLTSTDTAVRLGRYMIEELIGTPETTFQETMTNRYMNAAVIALGGYILVASGTWESIWPLFGGANQLLAVLALLVATVWLANWSDTKQLLTTGVPLVFMTVVTTVGLVWLALLSNTQAIMEIGELNAASVALALQSLIALVLVALALSLIYMGVTNIRESRAGVGADAVTDGGQPEEEN
- a CDS encoding ArsA family ATPase; this translates as MARKFVFFGGKGGVGKTTVSSAFGLRCALDGDRTLLVSTDPAHSTGDLFDQEFDDTPRAVEGYDRLDALELDPEAEVERHRLQLKRELGAQLSATMVNEVDIQLEMAHRTPGAYEAALFDRFIDVMGDADEYDRVVFDTSPTGGTLRLLALPELLEGWIERLIAKREQSIDLYEKAAIGRQTPRRVREGDPILARLEDRREKFSFAGETLRNDAVFTLVMNPDTLSLRETERAVGSLEEYGLTVGGVVVNKVTPAPEPHEEGRGARYLRDRCESERERIREANDTLEVPVIAEIESRVRDVKGELLRDVAGKLRTDVVDDTGTGRSATGDSDQS
- a CDS encoding CobW family GTP-binding protein, whose product is MRERTPVTVVSGNLGAGKTTFVNHLLENADRRLAVLVNDMGDVNIDASLLENASSLSREGIAELSNGCICCELQDDLATEVRALAQRYDFDHLVVESSGISEPAPVAQLFTVGDASARYEVDALVTVVDARVLAETFAGEHPERETPPDAEDRPLSDLLVEQLEVSNVVLLNKTDLVPAADLERLEAMIAALQPDATVHRTAFAEIDPDAVIGVEAFDPDELGDLAGWQRALAEARAHELETHEHGHTHEDDHDHAHDQSDGHAHEHGDHSHDGCHLHHDHRTPETVYGVGSVTVRRQCPLDPDCFASFLRELPSSVIRLKGPCWIAGADDLVVQVSGAGPSIYAEAEGEWIATLPAAQRRLYRESNPDLPWDEEFGDRRTELVFIGTDLDRDELESDLEACFVDPAAVTDASNRFPAAPGERTVLRE